One part of the Loxodonta africana isolate mLoxAfr1 chromosome 13, mLoxAfr1.hap2, whole genome shotgun sequence genome encodes these proteins:
- the CIMAP1C gene encoding protein CIMAP1C, with amino-acid sequence MKLPQGARNSVFYGQHPEKKVQLPSRQEVKQTPVIMATLKGPGPAKYLRPSCTGYLDHDISMFQEPAYTLHTRHSEKRITDVCSPGPCHFLDPKITRFGMSSCPQVPMGERIANLRLSSTPASCHYCFEKVHPPGERRAPQHTFGYRCPYRVMDPNPAPNQYQLPLLLGPNTPANRATPCYSLASPDKNWFYKEDMAGGPGPAMHARPEPSVYQHRSPIYSMAMRFAYPVDHTPRPGPASHDVQQVTLHKPRTPAFTMGVKHSPHLCPLVVHIRD; translated from the exons ATGAAACTCCCCCAGGGGGCCAGGAACTCTGTGTTCTACGGGCAGCACCCTGAGAAGAAGGTGCAGTTGCCCTCAAGGCAGGAAGTAAAGCAGACTCCTGTCATCATGGCCACTCTCAAAG GTCCGGGGCCGGCTAAGTACCTCCGGCCATCCTGCACCGGCTACCTAGACCACGACATTTCCATGTTCCAGGAACCAGCCTATACCCTGCACACCCGACACTCTGAGAAGC GCATCACGGACGTGTGCAGTCCTGGGCCTTGCCATTTCTTGGATCCCAAAATAACCAGGTTTGGAATGTCCAGCTGCCCACAAGTCCCCATGGGGGAGCGCATCGCCAACCTAC GCCTGAGCTCCACCCCAGCCTCCTGCCACTACTGTTTTGAGAAGGTTCACCCACCTGGGGAACGCAGGGCTCCCCAGCACACTTTCGGCTACCGGTGCCCATACAGAGTGATGGACCCCAACCCGGCCCCCAATCAGTACCAGCTGCCACTCCTGCTGGGGCCCAACACCCCTGCCAACCGAGCCACCCCCTGCTATAGCCTGGCCTCCCCAGACAAGAACTGGTTCTACAAAGAGGACATGGCAGGAGGCCCAGGACCTGCCATGCACGCCCGGCCTGAGCCATCCGTCTACCAGCACCGCAGCCCCATCTACAGCATGGCCATGCGCTTCGCCTATCCCGTGGACCACACACCCCGGCCTGGCCCTGCCTCCCATGATGTCCAGCAGGTCACTCTGCACAAGCCCCGCACACCTGCTTTCACCATGGGCGTCAAGCACTCACCCCACCTGTGCCCGCTGGTTGTCCACATTCGTGACTAA